In a genomic window of Zerene cesonia ecotype Mississippi chromosome Z, Zerene_cesonia_1.1, whole genome shotgun sequence:
- the LOC119835544 gene encoding transient receptor potential cation channel subfamily A member 1, translating into MWLFRAGDMQQPDASRPCNGPAILSVADGTTPTAQVVTNNVFNEASRKSGIADWLWNLTGRRRQRREKMGDFGGEMQMMLTTQDRVNSGDVCLLTESPYRILRAAESGNVEDFMRLYVGDPTRLSVQDVRGRCAAHQAAARNNTNILQFIKNYSGNLNVQDKSGNTPLHVAIENDALDAIQFLLEAGVETDVLNGRQQAPIHYATELNKVAALQVFAKFKKLFDADLGGEHGRTALHVAAIHDHDLCAQILISDLNAESKRPCNNGYYPIHEAAKNASSRTMEVFLQWAESKGCTREQMLSLHDNEGNVPLHSAVHGGDIRAVELCLRSGAKISTQHHDLSTPVHLACAQGALEIVKLMFTMQPKEKMACLNSCDVQKMTPIHCAAMFDHPDIVSYLISEGSDINPLDKERRSPLLLAASRCGWRTVHLLMELGANLELKDINMRNVLHLVVINGGRLEDFAKKCKERSERSLEVLLNEKDNTGCSPLHYASREGHIRSLENLIKLGACINPKNNNNESPLHFAARYGRYHTVCQLLDSDKGTFIINESDGEGLTPLHIASREGHTRVVHLLLNRGALLHRDHNGRNPLHLAAMSGYTQTIELLHSVHSHLLDQLDKDGNTPLHLATMENKPNSIALLLSMGCRLGYNRREMSAIDYAIYYKFPEAALAMVTHEERAQEVMALRSHRHPCVTLALIAYMPRVFEAVQDKCITKADCKKDSKSFYIKYCFSALCPPVKPEDGNKKPDSAIKTPLPALNIKYCFEYYQHSKLEIQALRQALNDPKFRPEPLCVINAMVAHGRVELLAHPLSQKYLQMKWNSYGKYFHLTNLLFYCIFLVFVTLYGYLLMKGPSENKKQQMKNVSELINETLSGEFVLETENNTNNSISKITIFPFTFAFETMVAFYVSRVTILSYNCVCLIRELYNIKQQKWHYLADPSNFVSWILYVSSTLMVCPTLASHSSDLQYSAASITMFLSWFGLLLLLQRFDQIGIYVVMFLEILQTLIKVLMVFSILIIAFGLSFYVLLSKGNHLSFGSIPMSLLRTFAMMLGEIDFVGTYVQPYYKTESEVFLPYPLMTFVILGLFMVLMPILLMNLLIGLAVGDIESVRRNAQLKRLAMQVVLHTELERKLPAFILEKVDKSEVIEYPNTNTSKLGFLDTLLRKWFCNPFTEDAGLDLVLESSDDYLASQLEKQKFRLREISRVVEQQYLLLRLIVQKMEIKTEADDVDEGIIPGESRFPRWNSPRLRQNARPPTNINRAG; encoded by the exons GCTGCAGAAAGCGGTAATGTAGAGGATTTCATGCGCCTTTATGTCGGCGACCCAACTCGCCTGTCAGTGCAGGACGTTCGCGGCCGCTGCGCAGCTCACCAAGCCGCCGCTCGGAACAACACCAACATTCTACAATTCATCAAGAATTATTCTGGCA ATTTGAACGTCCAAGATAAGTCTGGAAACACACCACTCCACGTGGCTATTGAGAACGACGCACTCGACGCAATTCAATTTCTTTTGGAGGC GGGTGTCGAAACAGATGTGTTGAACGGGAGGCAACAAGCACCAATACATTACGCTACCGAACTAAACAAG gtGGCCGCTCTTCAAGTATTTGCAAAATTTAAGAAACTATTCGACGCGGACCTCGGCGGAGAGCACGGTCGTACCGCACTGCACGTCGCTGCTATTCACGACCACGACTTGTGTGCCCAAATTCTG ATATCCGACTTAAATGCGGAATCAAAACGCCCCTGCAACAACGGATATTACCCAATCCATGAAGCTGCCAAGAACGCTTCATCCAGGACAATGGAAGTATTCCTGCAATGGGCTGAATCCAAAGGCTGTACCAGAGAACAAATGCTATCACTGCACGACAACGAAGGCAATGTGCCTCTGCATTCGGCAGTTCACGGTGGGGACATAAGAGCTGTAGAACTGTGCCTAAGATCTGGTGCAAAAATTTCTACGCAGCACCATGATTTATCCACCCCAGTTCACCTTGCCTGCGCTCAG ggCGCACTTGAAATCGTAAAATTGATGTTCACAATGCAACCAAAAGAGAAGATGGCGTGTCTGAATTCGTGCGACGTTCAAAAAATGACACCTATACATTGCGCGGCCATGTTTGACCATCCAGACATTGTTAGTTACCTAATTTCCGAGGGATCAGACATAAATCCATTGGACAAGGAAAGACGATCTCCCCTGTTGCTGGCCGCCTCCCGGTGCGGCTGGAGAACCGTCCACTTATTG ATGGAACTTGGAGCTAATCTTgaattaaaagatattaatatgAGAAATGTTTTACATTTGGTCGTAATAAATGGGGGTCGACTTGAAGATTTCGCCAAAAAATGCAAG gaaCGTAGTGAAAGGAGTCTGGAAGTcctattaaatgaaaaagatAATACGGGGTGTTCTCCGCTTCATTATGCTAGCCGCGAGGGTCACATCAGATCCctggaaaatttaattaaactggGCGCTTGTATCAACCCCAAGAACAATAACAATGAGAGCCCACTGCATTTCGCTGCCAG GTACGGCCGATACCACACAGTTTGTCAACTTCTGGACTCTGATAAAGGAACGTTCATCATCAATGAAAGTGACGGTGAAGGTCTGACACCGCTGCACATCGCGTCACGTGAAGGGCATACCCGAGTAGTGCATTTGTTGCTCAATAGAGGGGCATTGCTTCACCGAGACCACAACGGTCGTAATCCGCTCCATCTAGCGGCCATGAGCGGATACACACAAACTATTGAGCTCTTACATTCTGTCCATTCACATCTTCTAGACCAGTTGGATAAAGATGGC AATACTCCGCTACACTTGGCTACGATGGAAAACAAACCGAATTCCATAGCGCTTCTGCTATCAATGGGATGTCGCCTCGGTTACAATCGGCGTGAAATGAGTGCTATCGACTACgctatatattacaaatttcctGAAGCCGCACTCGCAATGGTTACTCATGAAGaaag GGCTCAAGAAGTTATGGCTTTACGATCTCACCGCCACCCCTGCGTGACCTTAGCATTGATAGCTTACATGCCCCGTGTGTTTGAAGCAGTTCAAGATAAATGTATCACAAAAGCCGACTGCAAGAAAGATTCTAAGAGTTTCTAT atcAAATACTGCTTCTCCGCCCTATGTCCTCCGGTAAAACCTGAGGATGGGAATAAGAAACCGGATAGCGCTATAAAAACACCATTACCGGCCTTAAAC ATAAAATACTGTTTCGAATACTACCAACATTCGAAGCTAGAGATACAAGCGCTAAGACAGGCGCTCAATGACCCAAAGTTTCGGCCTGAACCGTTGTGTGTGATCAAC GCAATGGTAGCTCATGGTAGAGTTGAATTGCTAGCTCACCCGCTTAGtcaaaaatacttacaaatgAAATGGAACTCATACGGAAAATACTTTCATTTGACGAATTTGTTGTTCTATTGcatatttcttgtatttgtGACCCTCTATGGCTACCTCTTGATGAAAGGTCCATCTGAAAATAAGAAACAGCAGATGAAAAACGTATCGGAACTCATAAACGAAACACTAAGTGGTGAATTTGTGCTcgaaactgaaaataatacaaacaacaGCATAA gCAAAATAACGATATTCCCGTTTACATTTGCATTCGAAACCATGGTGGCGTTTTACGTAAGCAGGGTTACCATCCTATCCTACAACTGTGTTTGCTTAATTCGCGagctgtataatataaaacaacaaaaatggCATTACCTTGCTGATCCTTCCAATTTTGTTTCCTGGATATTGTATGTCAGCTCAACTCTGATGGTTTGCCCCACGTTGGCGTCGCATTCAAGTGATCTACAG TATTCTGCTGCATCGATAACTATGTTTCTATCTTGGTTTGGACTACTTCTGCTCTTGCAACGGTTCGATCAGATCGGTATCTACGTGGTGATGTTCCTGGAAATCCTGCAAACTCTGATAAAAGTGCTAATGGTCTTTTCGATTTTGATTATTGCATTTGGACTGTCATTCTACGTACTACTCTCAAAA GGAAATCATCTATCTTTCGGAAGTATTCCCATGTCGCTGTTGAGGACCTTTGCCATGATGCTTGGAGAAATTGATTTTGTTGGTACCTATGTACAACCGTACTATAAAACTGAATCGGAGGTGTTTCTACCATATCCTTTAATGACGTTCGTAATACTTGGACTTTTTATGGTACTCATGCCAATTCTGCTTATGAATCTACTAATCGGTTTGGCTGTTGGTGATATAGAGAGCGTTAGGCGAAATGCCCAACTGAAACGTTTAGCTATGCAG GTTGTCCTGCACACTGAGCTGGAGAGAAAACTACCCGCTTTTATTTTAGAGAAGGTTGATAAATCGGAGGTGATTGAGTATCCCAACACTAACACCAGTAAACTGGGTTTCCTTGACACTCTTTTGCGTAAGTGGTTCTGCAATCCTTTTACCGAAGACG cCGGTTTGGATCTTGTACTTGAAAGCAGTGATGATTACTTGGCATCTCAATTAGAAAAGCAAAAATTTCGCCTCCGAGAAATAAGTCGTGTAGTGGAACAACAGTATTTGTTACTGAGGCTTATTGTGCAG aaaatggaaataaaaactgaGGCAGACGATGTAGATGAAGGGATCATACCAGGCGAGTCTCGCTTCCCCCGCTGGAATTCTCCAAGGCTCCGCCAGAATGCTCGCCCACCGACTAATATAAATAGGGCGGGCTGA